The following coding sequences lie in one Saccopteryx bilineata isolate mSacBil1 chromosome X, mSacBil1_pri_phased_curated, whole genome shotgun sequence genomic window:
- the PLP2 gene encoding proteolipid protein 2 isoform X1 has product MADSERFSAPGCWAAFTNFARTCKGILLLAEIVRVPGLAGGQRRGGAAGSRGPGRPRVRQILCLVILICFIASTSAYFSLSVVEMVLAAVYFVIYMFDLNTRININWPWSDFLRTLIATILYLIISIIVLVEKGNHSKIVAGVMGLIAACLFGYDAYFTFPLRQQRHTAAPTDTADGPV; this is encoded by the exons ATGGCGGATTCTGAGCGCTTCTCGGCCCCTGGTTGCTGGGCCGCCTTCACCAACTTCGCGCGTACCTGCAAGGGAATTCTTCTGCTTGCTGAGATTGTGAGAGTCCCCGGACTGGCGGGTGGGCAAAGGCGGGGTGGAGCGGCTGGATCACGCGGACCCGGGCGACCCCGGGTGAGGCAG ATATTGTGCCTGGTGATTCTGATCTGCTTCATCGCTTCCACATCAGCATACTTCTCTTTGTCAGTGGTTGAAATGGTCCTTGCTGCTGTCTACTTTGTCATCTACATGTTTGACCTGAACACCAGGATAAACATCAACTGGCCTTGGAGT GATTTCCTCCGAACCCTCATAGCAACCATCCTCTACCTGATCATCTCCATTATTGTCCTTGTTGAGAAAGGAAACCACTCCAAAATCGTCGCAGGG gtGATGGGCCTTATTGCTGCATGCCTCTTTGGTTATGATGCTTATTTCACCTTCCCCTTGAGGCAGCAAAGACATACAGCGGCTCCAACCG ACACTGCAGATGGCCCGGTTTAG
- the PLP2 gene encoding proteolipid protein 2 isoform X3: MADSERFSAPGCWAAFTNFARTCKGILLLAEIDFLRTLIATILYLIISIIVLVEKGNHSKIVAGVMGLIAACLFGYDAYFTFPLRQQRHTAAPTDTADGPV; encoded by the exons ATGGCGGATTCTGAGCGCTTCTCGGCCCCTGGTTGCTGGGCCGCCTTCACCAACTTCGCGCGTACCTGCAAGGGAATTCTTCTGCTTGCTGAGATT GATTTCCTCCGAACCCTCATAGCAACCATCCTCTACCTGATCATCTCCATTATTGTCCTTGTTGAGAAAGGAAACCACTCCAAAATCGTCGCAGGG gtGATGGGCCTTATTGCTGCATGCCTCTTTGGTTATGATGCTTATTTCACCTTCCCCTTGAGGCAGCAAAGACATACAGCGGCTCCAACCG ACACTGCAGATGGCCCGGTTTAG
- the PLP2 gene encoding proteolipid protein 2 isoform X2, with the protein MADSERFSAPGCWAAFTNFARTCKGILLLAEIILCLVILICFIASTSAYFSLSVVEMVLAAVYFVIYMFDLNTRININWPWSDFLRTLIATILYLIISIIVLVEKGNHSKIVAGVMGLIAACLFGYDAYFTFPLRQQRHTAAPTDTADGPV; encoded by the exons ATGGCGGATTCTGAGCGCTTCTCGGCCCCTGGTTGCTGGGCCGCCTTCACCAACTTCGCGCGTACCTGCAAGGGAATTCTTCTGCTTGCTGAGATT ATATTGTGCCTGGTGATTCTGATCTGCTTCATCGCTTCCACATCAGCATACTTCTCTTTGTCAGTGGTTGAAATGGTCCTTGCTGCTGTCTACTTTGTCATCTACATGTTTGACCTGAACACCAGGATAAACATCAACTGGCCTTGGAGT GATTTCCTCCGAACCCTCATAGCAACCATCCTCTACCTGATCATCTCCATTATTGTCCTTGTTGAGAAAGGAAACCACTCCAAAATCGTCGCAGGG gtGATGGGCCTTATTGCTGCATGCCTCTTTGGTTATGATGCTTATTTCACCTTCCCCTTGAGGCAGCAAAGACATACAGCGGCTCCAACCG ACACTGCAGATGGCCCGGTTTAG
- the PRICKLE3 gene encoding prickle planar cell polarity protein 3 isoform X1: MFARGSRRRRSGRAPPEAEDPDRGQPCNSCREQCPGFLLHGWRKICQHCKCPREEHAVHAVPVDLERIMCRLISDFQRHSISDDDSGCASEEYAWVPPGLKPEQVYQFFSCLPEDKVPYVNSPGEKYRIKQLLHQLPPHDSEAQYCTALEEEEKKELKAFSQQRKRENLGRGTVRIFPVTITGAICEECGKQIGGGDIAVFASRAGLGSCWHPQCFVCSTCRELLVDLIYFYHAGKVYCGRHHAERLRPRCQACDEIIFSPECTEAEGRHWHMGHFCCFECEASLGGQRYVMRQSRPHCCACYEARHAEYCDGCGEHIGLDQGQMAYEGQHWHASDRCFCCSRCGRALLGHPFLPRRGLIFCSRACSLGSEATAPGPGRRSWSAGTVSTSLAASTASFSAVEGTAKTATKGTSTELEPAAGPKEPTRFLRGAPHRHSMPELGLRSVPKPSPGTPSQLDPEDGAFSRQSAPRVSFRDPLVSEGGPRRTLSAPPAQRRRPRSPPPRAPTRHSHSHRHHHHWRRRQSGRFHHHQCDLGSGSDSESCSGSHSSSSSESSEDDGFFLGERIPLPPHLCRLVPAQDTATETPNSLSPLPPGNSGPGMPRQARDKNCIVA; the protein is encoded by the exons ATGTTCGCGCGTGGGTCCCGGAGGCGCCGCTCCGGGCGCGCG CCTccagaggcagaggacccagaccGCGGCCAGCCCTGCAACTCCTGCAGAGAGCAGTGCCCTGGCTTCCTGCTGCATGGCTGGAG AAAGATCTGCCAGCACTGCAAATGCCCTCGGGAGGAGCATGCTGTGCACGCAGTGCCTGTGGACCTGGAACGCATCATGTGTcgcctgatctcagacttccagcgcCACTCCATCTCCGATGATGACTCGGGCTGTGCTTCAGAGGAGTATGCCTGGGTGCCCCCTGGTCTCAAGCCAGAGCAG GTATACCAGTTTTTTAGCTGCCTCCCAGAAGACAAGGTCCCCTACGTCAACAGTCCTGGAGAGAAATACAGGATCAAGCAGCTGCTGCACCAGCTGCCCCCACACGACAGTGAG GCACAGTACTGCACAGCactggaagaggaggaaaagaaagagctcAAAGCCTTCAGCCAGCAGCGGAAACGGGAGAATCTGGGACGTGGCACTGTGCGAATCTTCCCAGTGACCATCACTGGGGCCATCTGTGAGGAG TGCGGGAAGCAGATTGGAGGTGGGGACATCGCAGTGTTTGCCAGTCGAGCAGGCCTGGGTAGTTGCTGGCATCCCCAGTGCTTTGTGTGCTCCACCTGCCGGGAGCTGCTGGTGGACCTCATCTACTTCTACCATGCCGGCAAGGTCTACTGTGGTCGGCACCATGCTGAACGCCTGCGCCCGCGCTGCCAAGCCTGCGACGAG ATCATCTTCTCCCCTGAGTGCACGGAGGCCGAGGGCCGGCACTGGCACATGGGTCACTTTTGCTGCTTTGAGTGTGAAGCATCGCTAGGAGGACAGCGCTATGTCATGCGGCAGAGCCGCCCCCACTGCTGCGCCTGCTATGAGGCCCGCCATGCAGAGTACTGTGACGGCTGTGGGGAGCACATCG GCCTGgaccagggccagatggcttatGAAGGTCAGCATTGGCACGCCTCAGACCGCTGCTTCTGCTGCAGTCGTTGTGGACGAGCCCTCTTGGGCCACCCCTTCCTGCCACGCCGTGGCCTAATCTTCTGCTCTCGAGCCTGCAGCCTGGGGTCCGAGGCCACAGCACCAGGGCCTGGCCGCCGCAGCTGGAGTGCGGGCACAGTCTCCACATCACTCGCTGCCTCCACAGCCTCTTTCTCTGCTGTGGAAGGGACAGCCAAGACCGCCACCAAAGGCACCAGCACTGAGCTAGAGCCTG CTGCAGGCCCCAAGGAGCCCACCCGTTTTCTGAGAGGGGCCCCTCACCGCCACTCCATGCCCGAGCTGGGGCTCCGCAGCGTCCCCAAACCATCCCCAGGGACTCCCAGCCAACTGGATCCTGAAGATGGTGCCTTCAGTCGACAGAGTGCCCCTCGCGTCAGCTTCCGGGACCCTCTGGTGTCTGAAGGAGGCCCACGGAGAACCCTGAGTGCGCCTCCAGCCCAACGCCGTAGACCTCGCAGTCCCCCTCCCAGGGCCCCCACACGTCACAGCCACAGCCACCGTCATCACCACCACTGGCGTCGCCGCCAGTCTGGCAGATTTCACCACCATCAGTGTGACTTGGGATCGGGGTCGGACTCAGAATCTTGCTCTGGCTCACACTCTAGCTCCAGCTCCGAGTCCTCAGAGGATGATGGCTTCTTCCTGGGGGAACGCATTCCGCTGCCCCCGCACCTGTGCAGACTCGTGCCTGCTCAGGACACTGCAACGGAGACCCCCAACTCTCTATCTCCACTGCCTCCCGGGAACTCTGGCCCAGGAATGCCTCGCCAGGCCAGAGACAAGAACTGCATAGTGGCTTGA
- the PRICKLE3 gene encoding prickle planar cell polarity protein 3 isoform X2, producing MCRLISDFQRHSISDDDSGCASEEYAWVPPGLKPEQVYQFFSCLPEDKVPYVNSPGEKYRIKQLLHQLPPHDSEAQYCTALEEEEKKELKAFSQQRKRENLGRGTVRIFPVTITGAICEECGKQIGGGDIAVFASRAGLGSCWHPQCFVCSTCRELLVDLIYFYHAGKVYCGRHHAERLRPRCQACDEIIFSPECTEAEGRHWHMGHFCCFECEASLGGQRYVMRQSRPHCCACYEARHAEYCDGCGEHIGLDQGQMAYEGQHWHASDRCFCCSRCGRALLGHPFLPRRGLIFCSRACSLGSEATAPGPGRRSWSAGTVSTSLAASTASFSAVEGTAKTATKGTSTELEPAAGPKEPTRFLRGAPHRHSMPELGLRSVPKPSPGTPSQLDPEDGAFSRQSAPRVSFRDPLVSEGGPRRTLSAPPAQRRRPRSPPPRAPTRHSHSHRHHHHWRRRQSGRFHHHQCDLGSGSDSESCSGSHSSSSSESSEDDGFFLGERIPLPPHLCRLVPAQDTATETPNSLSPLPPGNSGPGMPRQARDKNCIVA from the exons ATGTGTcgcctgatctcagacttccagcgcCACTCCATCTCCGATGATGACTCGGGCTGTGCTTCAGAGGAGTATGCCTGGGTGCCCCCTGGTCTCAAGCCAGAGCAG GTATACCAGTTTTTTAGCTGCCTCCCAGAAGACAAGGTCCCCTACGTCAACAGTCCTGGAGAGAAATACAGGATCAAGCAGCTGCTGCACCAGCTGCCCCCACACGACAGTGAG GCACAGTACTGCACAGCactggaagaggaggaaaagaaagagctcAAAGCCTTCAGCCAGCAGCGGAAACGGGAGAATCTGGGACGTGGCACTGTGCGAATCTTCCCAGTGACCATCACTGGGGCCATCTGTGAGGAG TGCGGGAAGCAGATTGGAGGTGGGGACATCGCAGTGTTTGCCAGTCGAGCAGGCCTGGGTAGTTGCTGGCATCCCCAGTGCTTTGTGTGCTCCACCTGCCGGGAGCTGCTGGTGGACCTCATCTACTTCTACCATGCCGGCAAGGTCTACTGTGGTCGGCACCATGCTGAACGCCTGCGCCCGCGCTGCCAAGCCTGCGACGAG ATCATCTTCTCCCCTGAGTGCACGGAGGCCGAGGGCCGGCACTGGCACATGGGTCACTTTTGCTGCTTTGAGTGTGAAGCATCGCTAGGAGGACAGCGCTATGTCATGCGGCAGAGCCGCCCCCACTGCTGCGCCTGCTATGAGGCCCGCCATGCAGAGTACTGTGACGGCTGTGGGGAGCACATCG GCCTGgaccagggccagatggcttatGAAGGTCAGCATTGGCACGCCTCAGACCGCTGCTTCTGCTGCAGTCGTTGTGGACGAGCCCTCTTGGGCCACCCCTTCCTGCCACGCCGTGGCCTAATCTTCTGCTCTCGAGCCTGCAGCCTGGGGTCCGAGGCCACAGCACCAGGGCCTGGCCGCCGCAGCTGGAGTGCGGGCACAGTCTCCACATCACTCGCTGCCTCCACAGCCTCTTTCTCTGCTGTGGAAGGGACAGCCAAGACCGCCACCAAAGGCACCAGCACTGAGCTAGAGCCTG CTGCAGGCCCCAAGGAGCCCACCCGTTTTCTGAGAGGGGCCCCTCACCGCCACTCCATGCCCGAGCTGGGGCTCCGCAGCGTCCCCAAACCATCCCCAGGGACTCCCAGCCAACTGGATCCTGAAGATGGTGCCTTCAGTCGACAGAGTGCCCCTCGCGTCAGCTTCCGGGACCCTCTGGTGTCTGAAGGAGGCCCACGGAGAACCCTGAGTGCGCCTCCAGCCCAACGCCGTAGACCTCGCAGTCCCCCTCCCAGGGCCCCCACACGTCACAGCCACAGCCACCGTCATCACCACCACTGGCGTCGCCGCCAGTCTGGCAGATTTCACCACCATCAGTGTGACTTGGGATCGGGGTCGGACTCAGAATCTTGCTCTGGCTCACACTCTAGCTCCAGCTCCGAGTCCTCAGAGGATGATGGCTTCTTCCTGGGGGAACGCATTCCGCTGCCCCCGCACCTGTGCAGACTCGTGCCTGCTCAGGACACTGCAACGGAGACCCCCAACTCTCTATCTCCACTGCCTCCCGGGAACTCTGGCCCAGGAATGCCTCGCCAGGCCAGAGACAAGAACTGCATAGTGGCTTGA